DNA from Pirellulales bacterium:
AAGCCCGTTTCAATCGCTGCTGAAAGCGATCGTCTATCAGCAGCTTTCGGGCAAGGCCGCCGCCACGATCCTGGGCCGCGTGCAGGCCATCAGCCCGCATCGGCGAGGCATTCAGCCGCAAGCGGTTCTCGATGCGCCCGACGAAGTGCTGAGGCAGGCGGGCATGTCGCGGGCGAAAGTTCTGGCCGTCAAAGACCTGGCGGCCAAAACGCTCGACGGCACGGTGCCCACGCTGGCCCGGCTAAAGAAAATGAACGACGACGAGATCGTCGCTCATTTGACGAGCGTCCGCGGCGTGGGGCGATGGACGGTCGAGATGCTGCTGATTTTCCGCCTGGGCCGGCCCGACGTGCTGCCCCTGGCC
Protein-coding regions in this window:
- a CDS encoding DNA-3-methyladenine glycosylase encodes the protein MSTNPVFNAPTDRGAAPLDFDPHEAAAFLTAADKRLGRIIERAGPFTLRPEKIQSPFQSLLKAIVYQQLSGKAAATILGRVQAISPHRRGIQPQAVLDAPDEVLRQAGMSRAKVLAVKDLAAKTLDGTVPTLARLKKMNDDEIVAHLTSVRGVGRWTVEMLLIFRLGRPDVLPLADWGIRRGFMLTYRQQEMPSPGELLRRGERWRPFRSVASWYLWRSVDLHRRAAMVLPD